Proteins from one uncultured Umboniibacter sp. genomic window:
- a CDS encoding DUF962 domain-containing protein: MKRYSSFNDFWPHYVREHAKPSTRALHFAGTSLIFPLIYLGVTSSIYWFIAIPFIAYGLAWTGHFFIEKNRPATFQYPLWSLRGDFKMFAYMLRGKMPEEVNRCRELNREDS, encoded by the coding sequence GTGAAACGCTATTCTAGCTTTAACGATTTTTGGCCGCACTACGTGCGCGAACATGCGAAGCCGTCTACTCGAGCGCTCCACTTTGCTGGCACCTCGCTTATTTTTCCGCTTATCTATCTTGGCGTTACCAGCAGCATTTACTGGTTTATAGCTATCCCTTTTATTGCGTATGGTCTCGCTTGGACAGGTCACTTCTTTATTGAGAAGAATCGACCCGCAACCTTCCAATATCCATTGTGGTCTCTTCGGGGGGACTTCAAAATGTTCGCATATATGCTTCGGGGCAAAATGCCTGAAGAAGTTAACCGTTGTCGAGAACTAAACCGTGAAGATAGTTAA